The following proteins are co-located in the Pontiella desulfatans genome:
- a CDS encoding nucleotidyltransferase family protein — protein MNATISSPMALLFLAAGASRRMGRDKALLPWQGKTVVAHHYSLLEQVEGIDPWIVTRPIDVALTTELESIGWPGHQRIINPSAPDCEMLLSIQCGVAGILKHPYSTVGIALIDQVLIQPPTFEALANEAERNPQSILQPSFNGRRGHPVLLPRSVAEQLAGFQGPTLKHFLEEHNNQRSLLKVDDRGVVTDMDTPAAYREQLSRL, from the coding sequence ATGAATGCAACGATCTCCAGCCCGATGGCCCTGCTCTTCCTCGCCGCCGGCGCCTCCCGCCGCATGGGGCGCGACAAAGCCTTGTTGCCGTGGCAGGGAAAAACGGTTGTTGCCCACCATTACTCGTTGCTGGAACAGGTCGAGGGCATCGATCCCTGGATCGTCACCCGCCCCATCGATGTGGCACTAACCACCGAGCTGGAATCCATCGGATGGCCCGGCCACCAACGGATCATCAATCCAAGCGCCCCCGACTGTGAAATGCTCCTCTCGATCCAGTGCGGCGTTGCCGGCATCCTGAAGCATCCCTATTCCACCGTCGGCATCGCACTCATCGACCAAGTGCTTATCCAGCCACCAACGTTTGAGGCATTGGCCAACGAGGCGGAACGCAATCCCCAATCCATTCTGCAGCCCTCATTCAATGGTCGGCGCGGCCATCCCGTCCTGCTTCCCCGCAGCGTTGCCGAACAGCTCGCCGGATTCCAGGGCCCGACGCTCAAACATTTTCTGGAAGAACACAACAATCAACGCTCACTGCTCAAAGTCGACGACCGTGGCGTGGTCACGGATATGGACACCCCGGCCGCCTATCGGGAGCAGCTTTCACGCCTCTAA
- a CDS encoding xanthine dehydrogenase family protein molybdopterin-binding subunit produces the protein MSGWPKETKHLSKRTVRVDAKEKVTGRAKYTYDQHPKGMLYGMMLRSKWPAARLEEIDLQPALDMPGVEAAVLVQDVPRDIRFYGQEIAAVAAATPEIAEEAIRAIKLKATVRPHVVDPMKSIEEGAPEVFKGRTNLSTPKTRERANPDEAFAKADVVAEVTVMTQAEIHHPLETHGHVIDWGADGNVTVWASTQAISSVKNAIAKALDVPSSQVRVISEFMGGGFGAKFGSGVEGLACARLSKATKKPVKLMLSRFDNHHSVGNRPGSYQKIKIAADKSGKLVAYENIGFGSAGYASGGATAGGGGGAGFKTPYVYDVRPVKTSQFGVAIHAGSARAFRAPQHPQGCFGMETAMQELCDKLGMDPVEFRKMNTAHEVRLSQFDLAAERFEWKKKFKKPGSSKGAVKSGVGVATGEWGGGGKNSTAEVIVGEDGSVEVRCGTQDLGTATKTSMAVVAAETLGLDPTDIVSRCGDTNFPPSGGSGGSTTSPSVMPAVKVACDNTIEELRLASGMSDVTGKNWKKACSKIGPDPLVVQGKWREGLSGNGTAGVQMAEVEVDTETGFIKVKKITCVQDCGLLVNLQTAESQANGGIIMGISYALYEERVMDDATGVPLNPNFETYKLPTLADMPEIDVTFQNMPERGVIGIGEPVTVPTAAAIANAVSNAIGIRMTSLPITPAKVLDALNGTPGAEQNIAWDRVASISKTGDFINLDQQELPA, from the coding sequence ATGAGTGGTTGGCCCAAAGAGACAAAGCACCTGAGCAAACGTACCGTCCGCGTCGATGCCAAAGAGAAGGTCACCGGCCGCGCAAAATATACCTACGACCAACATCCGAAAGGCATGCTGTACGGCATGATGCTGCGCTCCAAATGGCCGGCGGCACGGCTGGAGGAAATCGATCTTCAACCGGCGTTGGACATGCCCGGGGTCGAGGCCGCCGTGCTGGTGCAGGATGTCCCGCGCGACATCCGTTTTTATGGGCAGGAAATTGCCGCGGTTGCGGCCGCCACCCCGGAGATTGCGGAAGAAGCCATCCGCGCCATCAAGCTCAAAGCCACCGTCCGCCCGCATGTGGTCGATCCCATGAAGTCGATCGAGGAGGGTGCGCCCGAGGTTTTCAAAGGGCGAACCAATCTCTCCACCCCGAAAACCCGCGAACGGGCCAACCCCGATGAAGCCTTTGCAAAGGCGGACGTGGTGGCCGAAGTCACCGTCATGACCCAGGCCGAAATCCACCACCCCCTTGAAACCCATGGCCATGTGATTGACTGGGGTGCGGACGGCAACGTTACGGTCTGGGCATCGACCCAGGCCATCAGCAGCGTAAAGAACGCCATTGCCAAGGCGCTTGATGTTCCTTCCAGCCAGGTGCGCGTAATCTCCGAATTCATGGGCGGGGGTTTCGGCGCCAAGTTTGGCTCCGGGGTCGAGGGGCTGGCCTGCGCGCGGCTTTCCAAGGCAACGAAGAAACCGGTCAAGCTCATGCTCTCGCGGTTCGACAACCACCACTCGGTAGGCAACCGGCCGGGTTCCTACCAAAAGATAAAAATCGCGGCCGACAAAAGCGGCAAGCTGGTCGCCTATGAAAACATTGGCTTTGGCTCGGCGGGATATGCCAGCGGCGGAGCCACCGCCGGGGGCGGCGGAGGAGCCGGGTTCAAGACGCCGTATGTCTACGACGTTCGCCCGGTGAAAACCTCGCAGTTCGGCGTGGCCATCCATGCCGGCTCGGCACGCGCCTTCCGCGCGCCGCAGCACCCCCAGGGTTGTTTCGGCATGGAGACCGCGATGCAGGAGCTTTGCGATAAGCTCGGCATGGATCCGGTGGAGTTCCGCAAAATGAATACTGCGCATGAGGTGCGGCTGAGCCAGTTCGACCTTGCGGCGGAACGGTTTGAATGGAAAAAGAAATTCAAAAAACCGGGCAGCTCGAAAGGCGCGGTTAAATCCGGCGTCGGTGTGGCCACCGGCGAATGGGGCGGCGGGGGCAAGAACTCCACCGCCGAAGTGATCGTCGGCGAAGACGGCAGTGTTGAAGTCCGTTGCGGCACGCAGGATCTGGGCACCGCCACCAAAACCTCCATGGCCGTCGTGGCGGCCGAGACGCTCGGGCTTGATCCAACCGATATCGTTTCCCGTTGCGGCGACACCAACTTTCCACCGTCCGGCGGCAGCGGGGGCAGCACCACTTCGCCGTCGGTCATGCCGGCCGTCAAGGTGGCGTGCGACAACACCATCGAAGAACTCCGGCTGGCTTCCGGCATGTCCGACGTCACCGGAAAGAACTGGAAGAAAGCCTGTTCAAAAATCGGCCCCGATCCATTGGTGGTGCAGGGAAAATGGCGCGAGGGCCTTTCCGGCAACGGAACCGCCGGCGTGCAAATGGCCGAGGTCGAGGTGGATACCGAGACCGGATTCATCAAGGTCAAGAAAATCACCTGTGTCCAGGACTGCGGCCTGCTGGTGAACCTCCAAACGGCGGAAAGCCAGGCCAACGGCGGCATCATCATGGGCATCAGCTATGCGCTCTATGAAGAGCGCGTGATGGATGATGCCACCGGTGTTCCGCTCAATCCGAATTTCGAGACCTACAAACTCCCCACGCTGGCCGATATGCCCGAGATTGACGTCACGTTCCAGAACATGCCCGAGCGTGGTGTGATCGGCATCGGCGAACCGGTAACGGTGCCCACGGCGGCGGCGATCGCCAATGCGGTCAGCAATGCCATCGGCATACGCATGACCAGCCTGCCCATCACGCCGGCCAAGGTGCTCGATGCGCTGAATGGAACGCCCGGGGCGGAACAAAACATTGCGTGGGATCGCGTCGCCTCCATCTCCAAAACCGGCGACTTCATCAACCTCGACCAACAGGAGCTTCCGGCATGA
- a CDS encoding RNA polymerase sigma factor — protein MVADLNLEPEEIPEDGELLEEVSEEELEDAGPPDDELVLKAQQGDVHAFDQLVERYHSKIYGLTYNMCSNREDAEDLTQEVFVKAFEALPRFRGKSSFYTWLYRIAVNKTINYRKKRNRKRALSLDSFDQDIKTDDVYHDLTSKGSPLRSISLSELQIKLNEALQNLSEKHRTVVVLHDMQGVPHEEIAKMVGASVGTVRSRLFYARRQMQSELSEFMK, from the coding sequence ATGGTTGCTGATCTAAATCTGGAGCCGGAAGAGATTCCGGAGGACGGGGAGCTTCTCGAGGAAGTTTCCGAAGAGGAGCTGGAAGATGCCGGCCCTCCCGACGATGAACTGGTGCTCAAGGCGCAACAGGGCGACGTGCATGCGTTTGACCAGCTCGTCGAGCGCTACCACAGCAAAATCTATGGCCTCACCTACAATATGTGCTCCAACCGCGAGGATGCCGAAGATCTGACCCAGGAGGTTTTCGTGAAGGCCTTCGAGGCGTTGCCGCGCTTCCGCGGAAAGTCGTCTTTCTACACCTGGCTCTACCGCATCGCGGTCAATAAGACCATAAACTATAGGAAAAAGCGCAACCGCAAGCGGGCCTTGAGCCTCGATTCGTTCGACCAGGACATCAAAACCGACGATGTCTACCACGATCTAACCTCCAAGGGATCGCCGTTGCGCAGCATCAGTTTGTCGGAACTTCAAATTAAATTGAACGAAGCCCTGCAAAACCTGTCAGAGAAGCACAGAACCGTTGTGGTGTTGCATGATATGCAGGGGGTGCCACACGAAGAAATAGCGAAAATGGTTGGGGCATCGGTTGGAACGGTTCGATCGAGATTGTTCTACGCCAGAAGACAAATGCAATCTGAACTGTCGGAGTTCATGAAATGA
- a CDS encoding (2Fe-2S)-binding protein, whose protein sequence is MKEPNKDDGPFRFSRRGLIKTAVPTATAALAGGMNEAAAQMEQDRKEKPLGPHPVAIELNVNGKVHRVTVEPRVTLLDVLRNELDLTGAKEVCDRAQCGACTVLLDGDPINACMMLAVAVQGRKIRTIEGISPNGKMNKLQEEFVQHDAMQCGFCTPGFVTSLTRLLEVAPKATDEQIGKACSGHLCRCGTYPHVLKAARAAAGRKEVES, encoded by the coding sequence ATGAAGGAACCGAACAAAGACGATGGACCGTTCCGCTTTTCGCGGCGCGGGCTGATCAAAACCGCCGTGCCAACCGCCACGGCCGCCCTGGCCGGCGGCATGAACGAAGCCGCGGCCCAAATGGAGCAAGACCGGAAGGAAAAACCACTCGGGCCCCATCCCGTTGCCATCGAGCTGAACGTGAATGGCAAGGTGCATAGGGTGACGGTGGAGCCGCGCGTTACCCTGCTGGATGTATTGCGCAACGAACTCGACCTCACCGGCGCAAAGGAAGTGTGCGACCGCGCCCAATGCGGCGCCTGCACGGTGCTGCTCGATGGCGACCCCATCAACGCCTGCATGATGCTGGCCGTCGCCGTCCAAGGCCGCAAGATCCGGACAATCGAGGGCATCTCGCCCAACGGCAAGATGAACAAGCTCCAGGAAGAATTCGTGCAACACGATGCCATGCAGTGCGGCTTCTGCACACCGGGATTCGTGACGTCCCTCACCCGGTTGCTTGAGGTGGCGCCGAAAGCCACCGACGAGCAAATCGGCAAAGCCTGCTCCGGCCACCTTTGCCGCTGCGGCACCTATCCGCACGTCCTCAAGGCCGCCCGCGCCGCCGCCGGACGCAAGGAGGTGGAGTCATGA
- a CDS encoding XdhC family protein, producing the protein MSDIYPALLQELRNGTPFVVATVIGTKGSTPREKGAKMLVRSDGSISGTIGGGKFESLVVEAAAQTLATGELETRTFPLHEHDNESFGAICGGEVTVLLEPHAMKQRLLISGAGHCGQALAELALNCGWPVTVFDDREELFDTSFYRDERLHLCTEANALDRFAFQRGDCMVLVSKGHPEDRAALRSILNRNPAPRLAYLGMIGSERKVSMVLSSLEEEGFSKSELEKVYAPIGLDIGSESPAEIAVSIMAEILQVTRGARGGHMRLK; encoded by the coding sequence ATGAGTGACATCTATCCAGCATTGCTGCAAGAGCTTCGCAACGGGACTCCGTTTGTGGTGGCGACCGTCATTGGAACGAAGGGCTCCACCCCCCGCGAAAAAGGGGCGAAGATGCTGGTTCGGTCCGACGGCTCGATCAGCGGCACCATCGGCGGCGGAAAATTTGAATCGTTGGTGGTGGAAGCCGCAGCTCAAACGCTCGCCACCGGGGAGTTGGAAACCAGAACCTTTCCTTTGCACGAACACGACAACGAGTCCTTTGGAGCAATCTGCGGAGGAGAGGTCACCGTCTTACTGGAGCCCCATGCCATGAAACAGCGACTCTTGATTTCCGGGGCAGGCCACTGCGGCCAGGCGCTGGCGGAACTGGCCTTGAACTGCGGCTGGCCCGTCACCGTTTTTGACGACCGGGAGGAACTCTTCGATACGTCCTTCTATCGGGACGAACGTCTCCACCTTTGCACGGAAGCCAACGCCCTGGACCGGTTCGCGTTTCAACGTGGGGATTGCATGGTGCTGGTCAGCAAAGGGCATCCCGAAGACCGGGCCGCACTGCGTTCCATTCTCAACCGCAATCCGGCTCCGAGGCTCGCGTATCTCGGCATGATTGGCAGCGAACGCAAGGTTTCGATGGTGCTTAGCAGCCTGGAAGAGGAGGGCTTTTCCAAAAGCGAGCTGGAAAAGGTCTACGCCCCCATCGGGCTCGATATTGGCTCGGAATCGCCGGCGGAAATCGCGGTGTCGATCATGGCGGAAATCCTGCAGGTCACCCGGGGCGCGCGCGGAGGGCACATGCGGTTGAAATGA
- a CDS encoding uracil-DNA glycosylase, whose amino-acid sequence MAETTYQGLIEDLENYLLYQRDEGVQRLEVDRAVLEELAREPEPETPEVVVVEAAPIPDDFDSLEAIAAHVSTCTNCELCQTRNATVPGEGNGDSPAIMFIGEGPGADEDAQGRPFVGKAGQLLDKMIEAMGYAREEIYIANVVKCRPPGNRKPVREEMDLCLPYLRQQIGLIRPKIIVGLGGTALEGLLGRPVAISRMRGVWQEYAGIKLMPTFHPSYLLRDPTKKKDAWADLKLVLAELGRVPPPRT is encoded by the coding sequence ATGGCGGAAACCACATACCAGGGCTTGATCGAGGATTTGGAGAACTATCTCCTGTACCAGCGCGACGAGGGCGTTCAGCGGCTGGAGGTCGACCGTGCCGTGCTGGAGGAGCTGGCCAGGGAGCCGGAGCCGGAAACCCCGGAGGTCGTGGTGGTCGAGGCCGCGCCGATCCCCGACGATTTCGATTCGCTCGAAGCCATTGCCGCGCATGTTTCCACCTGCACCAACTGCGAATTGTGCCAAACGCGCAACGCCACCGTGCCGGGCGAGGGCAACGGGGACTCCCCCGCGATCATGTTCATCGGCGAAGGCCCGGGGGCGGACGAGGACGCGCAGGGGCGGCCGTTTGTCGGCAAGGCCGGTCAGCTTCTTGACAAAATGATCGAGGCCATGGGCTATGCGCGCGAAGAAATCTACATCGCCAACGTGGTTAAATGCCGCCCGCCGGGCAACCGCAAGCCGGTGCGCGAAGAGATGGACTTGTGCCTGCCCTATCTACGGCAGCAGATTGGCCTGATTCGGCCGAAGATCATTGTCGGCCTGGGCGGAACGGCCTTGGAAGGGCTGCTGGGCCGGCCCGTGGCCATCTCCCGCATGCGCGGTGTTTGGCAGGAATATGCCGGCATCAAACTCATGCCGACCTTCCACCCGTCCTACCTTTTGCGCGATCCGACCAAGAAAAAGGATGCCTGGGCCGATCTGAAGCTCGTGCTGGCCGAGCTGGGCAGGGTGCCGCCGCCGAGGACGTAG
- a CDS encoding competence/damage-inducible protein A has product MNFQAELISIGNELLSGRTLNTHGRDLGEALSAIGLQLSRDTTIPDDIPTIGSAVDEALDRVDLVFVSGGLGPTIDDITRDALAKLLGQKIIIDQPTVEYLKSWYEKRGRTVTLAATRQAQVLESANVLPNSVGAAPGQRIELANGKTLFVLPGPPNEFNAILSEKIIPWLKETYADARPNLVSTVRTKGIGESDIVTILEEAGFAPKNVDLGFYPSMGKVEIRLTANPDHELQLVEAEQTLHKLLTNHLDLFD; this is encoded by the coding sequence ATGAACTTTCAAGCAGAACTCATTTCGATCGGCAACGAGCTGCTCAGCGGACGCACGCTCAACACCCACGGGCGCGACCTCGGCGAAGCGCTCTCGGCCATCGGACTGCAGTTGTCCCGCGACACCACCATTCCCGACGACATCCCCACCATAGGCAGCGCCGTCGATGAAGCCCTCGACCGGGTCGACCTCGTCTTCGTGAGCGGCGGCCTCGGCCCCACGATCGACGACATCACCCGCGATGCGCTCGCCAAACTGCTCGGCCAGAAAATCATCATCGACCAACCGACCGTGGAATACTTGAAAAGCTGGTACGAGAAGCGAGGCCGCACCGTCACGCTGGCCGCCACCCGGCAGGCGCAGGTGCTGGAATCCGCGAACGTCCTACCCAACTCCGTCGGCGCCGCCCCCGGCCAGCGCATCGAATTGGCCAATGGGAAAACCCTGTTTGTCCTGCCCGGGCCACCGAACGAATTCAATGCCATTTTAAGCGAGAAAATCATCCCCTGGCTCAAGGAAACCTATGCCGATGCCCGCCCCAACCTCGTATCCACCGTCCGCACCAAAGGCATCGGCGAATCGGATATCGTCACCATTCTCGAAGAAGCCGGCTTCGCCCCGAAGAACGTAGACCTTGGCTTCTATCCCTCCATGGGCAAGGTCGAAATCCGACTAACCGCCAATCCCGACCACGAACTCCAGCTCGTGGAAGCCGAGCAAACCCTCCACAAACTCCTCACCAACCACCTCGACCTCTTCGACTAA
- a CDS encoding FAD binding domain-containing protein — translation MNNFEYIKAQTAESACAAADRDTRFHGGGIDLLGEMKDYIDSPKRVIDVSGLDRSISDEGAHWKLGGAVRLVDIENHAGLKQSIPGLVQAAEHVGSPQIRNLATIGGNLAQHSRCWYYRHPDVKCLKNGGSQCYARSGINKFHSIFAEGACISPVVSNLGVALSALDATVQVMRKGQVRELTMEAFYEDADLNPRAHNSLKPDELVVSVTVPKQRTCSSYVQISEKETFDWALVSCAVAANLENNVLSHVRLYFGVVSPVPYTHARAVKQLEGMRLTQSGVEEVAAALLEGAQTSEHNRYKVPLAKTMAKRAIIALGGQS, via the coding sequence ATGAATAACTTTGAATACATAAAGGCCCAGACCGCCGAGAGCGCCTGCGCCGCCGCCGATCGGGACACGCGCTTCCATGGGGGCGGCATCGACCTGCTCGGCGAAATGAAGGACTACATCGACTCGCCGAAACGCGTCATCGATGTCTCCGGCCTCGACCGCTCCATCAGCGATGAAGGTGCCCATTGGAAACTGGGTGGCGCGGTGCGGTTGGTCGATATTGAAAACCATGCGGGGCTGAAGCAATCGATTCCCGGACTCGTGCAGGCGGCGGAACATGTCGGCTCGCCGCAGATCCGCAACCTGGCAACGATCGGTGGAAACCTGGCCCAGCACAGCCGCTGCTGGTATTACCGCCACCCCGATGTCAAATGCCTGAAGAACGGCGGATCGCAATGCTACGCCCGCAGCGGCATCAACAAGTTCCATTCCATCTTTGCCGAGGGTGCCTGCATCAGCCCGGTGGTTTCCAATTTGGGCGTTGCGCTCTCCGCCCTCGATGCCACGGTGCAGGTGATGCGCAAGGGGCAGGTTCGCGAATTGACGATGGAAGCATTCTACGAAGATGCCGACCTCAACCCGCGGGCGCACAACTCGCTCAAGCCCGATGAACTGGTGGTATCCGTTACGGTGCCCAAGCAACGCACATGCAGTTCCTATGTCCAGATCTCGGAAAAGGAAACCTTCGACTGGGCGCTGGTCAGCTGCGCCGTGGCGGCGAACCTGGAAAACAACGTGTTGAGCCATGTGCGGCTCTATTTCGGCGTCGTCTCGCCGGTGCCCTACACCCATGCACGGGCGGTTAAGCAACTCGAAGGGATGCGCCTGACCCAATCGGGCGTGGAGGAAGTCGCCGCCGCCCTGCTCGAAGGGGCGCAAACCTCGGAACACAACCGATACAAGGTGCCCCTTGCAAAAACCATGGCCAAGCGGGCAATCATCGCGTTGGGAGGTCAGTCATGA
- a CDS encoding RluA family pseudouridine synthase — protein sequence METTNQHSLIVDNGQAKSRLDAFLASVEPKVSRSAWKALIMEGLVTVNGAASKPNQKLKTGDAVAWTIPNRAPVAAIPEEMPLNILFEDEAVIVLNKPPGLVVHPAAGNPSGTLLHGLLFHDPAFQTLERAGIVHRLDKDTSGVMVVAKTEAAMAHLQAQFKGRQTEKEYLALVWGEPPKSGRIQTLLGRHPVHRKKQAVLKEEGREAISNYELVEQFPEAALMRVGIETGRTHQIRVHMAHIRHPIVGDTVYGRARKNRLPVEPGRQMLHAAKLTFNHPESGKRLSFEAPLFDDMRQLLESLRNG from the coding sequence ATGGAAACGACGAATCAACATTCTTTAATAGTGGATAACGGTCAGGCGAAGTCGCGGCTGGATGCCTTCCTGGCCTCGGTGGAGCCGAAGGTCTCGCGCTCGGCGTGGAAGGCGCTGATTATGGAGGGGCTGGTGACGGTGAACGGCGCGGCCAGCAAACCCAACCAAAAGCTGAAGACGGGCGACGCGGTGGCATGGACGATCCCGAACCGGGCACCGGTTGCGGCGATCCCCGAGGAGATGCCGCTTAACATTCTCTTCGAGGATGAAGCGGTGATCGTGCTGAACAAGCCGCCGGGGCTGGTGGTGCATCCGGCGGCCGGGAATCCATCCGGCACGTTGCTGCACGGCTTGCTGTTCCACGATCCGGCGTTCCAGACGCTGGAACGCGCGGGCATCGTGCACCGGCTCGACAAGGATACGAGCGGCGTGATGGTGGTGGCCAAGACCGAGGCGGCGATGGCCCACCTGCAGGCGCAGTTCAAAGGGCGCCAGACCGAAAAGGAATACCTCGCCCTGGTCTGGGGCGAGCCGCCGAAAAGCGGCCGGATCCAAACCCTGCTGGGGCGCCATCCGGTGCACCGCAAGAAGCAGGCGGTGCTGAAGGAGGAGGGCCGCGAGGCGATCTCGAACTATGAGCTCGTGGAGCAGTTTCCCGAAGCGGCGCTCATGCGCGTTGGGATCGAGACGGGGCGCACGCACCAGATCCGCGTGCACATGGCGCACATCCGGCATCCGATCGTTGGCGACACGGTCTATGGCCGCGCCCGGAAAAACCGGTTGCCGGTCGAGCCGGGGCGGCAGATGCTGCACGCCGCCAAGCTCACGTTCAACCACCCGGAGTCCGGGAAAAGGCTTTCCTTCGAAGCCCCCTTGTTCGATGATATGCGCCAACTTTTGGAATCTCTACGGAACGGATAA
- a CDS encoding ATP-binding protein — MYVPQAQLKNLEKLVLPGKALIVYGARQTGKTTLVKRYCESVNESYLYVDGEDLAVRDALESHSVERLKAFVGANRLLVVDEAQSIRKIGRNLKLLIDHVPDLKIIATGSSSFELAKDVGEPLTGRSYVLHMYPLAQLELASMENRHETESCLEERLVYGSYPEVVLLRDDSLRKRHLSTMVGVYLFKDILAHENVRDSDKLRRLLQLLAFQIGKDVSHNELATQLGMSKNTVARYLDLLEKVFVIFHRNGFSRNLRKELSKSNRYYFFDNGVRNALINNFNPLSLRDDAGLLWENYVVSERLKRNEYGGLFVSSWFWRTYDRKEIDLVEESGGQLRGYEMKWKEARKTSAPTDWVKQYPEATFEVVHPGNYLPFIT; from the coding sequence ATGTATGTTCCACAGGCACAACTGAAAAACCTGGAGAAGCTGGTACTTCCGGGTAAGGCTTTGATTGTTTACGGTGCGCGCCAGACCGGAAAAACAACGCTGGTTAAACGCTATTGCGAGTCGGTCAATGAATCCTATCTTTATGTCGATGGTGAGGATTTAGCCGTTCGGGATGCTTTGGAGAGCCATTCAGTGGAACGGTTGAAGGCGTTTGTTGGAGCCAATCGGTTACTGGTGGTTGACGAGGCCCAGAGCATTCGGAAAATCGGGCGAAACCTTAAATTACTGATCGATCATGTGCCGGATTTGAAAATCATCGCCACGGGCTCTTCCTCGTTCGAGTTGGCCAAGGATGTTGGCGAGCCATTGACGGGCCGTAGCTATGTTTTGCACATGTATCCGTTGGCGCAGTTAGAGTTGGCATCGATGGAAAACCGCCATGAAACCGAGTCGTGCCTTGAGGAGCGGTTGGTCTACGGGAGTTATCCCGAAGTTGTGCTGCTTCGGGATGATTCACTTCGGAAACGGCACCTTTCGACGATGGTGGGAGTCTATCTCTTCAAGGATATCCTTGCGCACGAGAACGTTCGCGACTCGGATAAGCTGAGGCGGTTGCTGCAGCTTTTGGCCTTTCAGATTGGTAAAGATGTTTCGCACAATGAACTGGCCACGCAGTTGGGTATGAGCAAGAACACCGTGGCCCGATATCTGGATCTTCTGGAGAAGGTTTTTGTGATCTTCCACCGCAACGGATTTAGTCGGAATCTGCGCAAGGAGCTTTCCAAGAGCAATCGCTATTACTTCTTCGACAATGGAGTAAGGAATGCCCTGATCAATAATTTTAATCCACTAAGCCTGCGGGATGATGCTGGTTTGCTATGGGAAAACTATGTGGTTTCCGAGCGGTTAAAGCGGAATGAGTATGGGGGGCTGTTCGTGTCGTCCTGGTTTTGGCGAACGTATGACCGCAAGGAGATCGACTTGGTTGAGGAATCCGGGGGGCAGCTCCGCGGTTACGAGATGAAGTGGAAGGAGGCGCGAAAGACCAGCGCGCCAACCGACTGGGTGAAACAATACCCAGAGGCGACGTTTGAGGTGGTTCACCCCGGAAACTATCTGCCCTTTATCACCTAG